In Leifsonia sp. PS1209, the genomic stretch AGGTGTGCGCGGGAACGCTCAGCGATTTCGCTTTCATAGGGCGGTGGCTCAATTGGTAGAGCAGCGGTCTCCAAAACCGCAGGTTGCAGGTTCGAGTCCTGTCCGCCCTGCAAGTCGTCACTTCAGGTGACGACCCACGAAAGGTGTAACAAGGTGGCCCGAAAAGTTATCGACGAGCCGAGCGAGGAAATCGTCGCCAACGCGAAGAAGGACCGCGCCGCAAAGCGTGGACCCTTCGCACGGATCGCTCTGTTCATCCGCCAGGTCATCGGCGAACTGAAGAAGGTCGTCACCCCGACGCGCAAAGAACTGTTCAGC encodes the following:
- the secE gene encoding preprotein translocase subunit SecE, translated to MARKVIDEPSEEIVANAKKDRAAKRGPFARIALFIRQVIGELKKVVTPTRKELFSYTGVVLVFVVIMMALVSLLDWVFGLGVVWVFGNPS